The nucleotide sequence GTATAAGAGGGGACCAAGGATAGACCCTTGGGGTACCCCTGACGGTATGGTTACAAAGTTGCTCCTAGCACTGCCCGTTACTACAGCCTGCATACGGTTTTTGATGTATGAAGTCAGCCATCGGAGCAAGTTCCCGCTTATTCCTAGGACGCTTAGCTTGTGGAGTAGGATCACGTGATCCACACGGTCGAAAGCTTTTTCGAAATCCGTGTAGATCACATCCACCTGGCATCTCTCATCCATGCTTCGCAATACATAGTCCGTGAAGACTGCTAAGTTGGTAACAGTGGAACGATTTTTCATGAAGCCATGCTGCTCGTAAGGGATAGATCTCGAAATGATTGGGgatatgtatgaataaataactgATTCGAAAAGTTTGCTCATTACGTTAAGAATAGAGATAGGTCGGTAATTCTCTATTTGAGTTTTTGATCCACTTTTATGAATGGGGACTATTAGTGCTTGTTTCCAGATGTCTGGGAAACTGCAGTAGACATTTAAAGAGAGGTTAAAGATGATCGTGAGAGGTTTCGCCAGATTCGTAGCACATTTGGTTAGAAAAATTGGAGGAATACCATCGCTACCGGCTCCCTTATTAGTTTTTAGAGTTTTGAGAAGCTTGAGTACAGTATTCTCGTCAATGGTGATTTTACAGATGGATTCTTTATAGCTCGAATTTGAGTGGCTCATAGCGTCGTAGGAACTTGCCGGTTTTGCGAAAACACTCTCAAAATATTCACTGAAACCGTAACAAGCAGACTCTTCATCTGTGTATACGGTGTTGCCTAATGTAAGCTTGGTGGGGTATCCATTTTTACTATTTCTAAGAGATTTAGTGAAGGAAAAGAGAAGCTTAGGGTCCTTTGCGATGTAAGTTTGCATATTTTGGATGTAAGAGGTGTAACACttattctgtatttgtttttgtcTCGCTCTTAGAATAGCAAACTCATCATAATCGCGGGGATTTTTGTACACTTTCCATTCTTTGTGCTTACGGAGTTTATCTTTCACTATGTGGATTAAAGGTTTAGAATACCATACTGGAAAATTAGATTTGTACTTTACTTTTGCTGGGACAAATCTCTTAATTGCTTCGTTTagaatggaataaaatatttcaactacATCGTTCATTGATTTAGCTGAGAGTGCTTCGTGCCAATTGATATTGGACAAATGCTCGTTGATTTGCCTGTAGTCTCCTTTGAAAAAGTTGGGTTTTTTGACAGGTTTTTGGCGAGTGTTACGAAGAAGCAGATTAGAGAGATTGAATTGGAGACACGGGTGAAACGTGTCTTCGGGGACTAGAGGATTTGGGCAGTGGTTCACACTGAAGTCAATATTACTGAACAAAAGATCCAAGGTGTTATGCTTACTGTTAGGAATAGTATTAAGTTGTTTTAGTCCAGATAGGTtacatatatctattatattcataaaggcATTATGTAACTCAACTGGTCCGCGTTTGCGGATGGTGGGTCCGGAGTCAGACCACGTTACGTTAGGTAGATTGAAGTCTCCGGCTAAGATAATGTAGTCGTTAGGGTACTGGGCAATGAGCTCAGCAAGTCGAGAGGAAATGGATTCAAGTCGAGTCGGTAAGATGTTGTCTGGTGGCGCATAGATTAACCCGATGTGAATATTACGAGTACCTTGAATTTGCTGGGACTGAGCGGGTATAGTCGCCCATAAAGATTCGACGCCAGGACACGTCCATTCCCGATGGAGCTGTATATTTAACTCTTTACGCGCACATAATAAGACTCCGCCACCCTTTTTTTTAGTGGATGTCTTTGAGTTTCGATCACACCGAAGGACGTCATATCTATCATCGCAAATTTCACGGTCGTAAATACCTTCTGTTAACCATGATTCTGTGATTAAGATGAGATCATATctgtgatttaaaatatttagtcgAAACATCTCAGTTTTGGTACGCAAACCACTTCcggttacttccgtcagaaaaaatctgagttactcagtcgcgcctaaagaagttttacttcaaaaactttatttctaaatttcagATCAAACTATTCAACGAATGGTTCCCCACTTGGGCCGAAGAAGATAGAGACCGACTCGTCGCGGCCGTGTCTGAAATCGACGCGGACTTCGGCACCAAGTTACAGGATGTTCTCACTAACGGCGTAGTTGTCAACGGCGATGCTGATGTCCACCAGCTACGTGAAGACGAACCTGCATTGGAAGTACCCCTGATCGAGGACAATGAGGTGATAGAGGAAAATAGGGCAGTTTCCCAGGAGAATATAAATGTAGAAATCGCTGCTGCCTCTTAAAGCGCACAAAATGTGAAATGTTGAGAACCCCTGTACCCTAGGTATAAGATCTGCACACAATATTCAACGTAAAATGGTCTGGAGTTTTTTACcgaattttgtaaaaaattcgGTACTGTTTATGATATTACAAATGTACTGAAAACAGCGCTCAagtacagtaaatatattaaagcagtatggaaactacgAGTAAAAGAGCGAAACAGCTCACTCTTACAGATGCACACCTTTACGAGGCCCCAAAGCTATTCTCGTAGTATTTTAGTCGGAGTTATCATCTCAAGACGAGCGGTCGCTGCTTAATAGTAGTTTCGCGTAGAgtgtaggtaattattttatcaatcgGGTCTAGTCTCCATACTGTTTAGCTTATATATATACTGTGACTGAATTGTGgacaaatttgaactttaaaactAGAGGCATAGGTTCCAATTTGTAATGATACTCAAAACTGTACTACGTTTATAAATTGtaccctaaatttttttatagtatttgatAACACAACTAAATGTAGAGTTATCAAAAATTCGGAACTCAtgaaggcctatcacaggcacttatgtagcgtttatacatttaagtTTTCGTTTCTGTGCGGTGATAGTGATAATTGCATTAGTTAACTTATTTCAAACGTGCGAACGCGAaacgggttccaaacgcgccctggtgttAGGAGAGCCCACAACAACTTAACCAGGTTTTTGTgactatcaccatctcaaaattaattaatatacgtatcaaaagcattttaatataaatcacCGGAATTCCAATTACATTCTGACGTCAGTTATATTATGTCAGAGTAAAATGAACCTAAAGCTCTTGATTACCCACACTCGCAAACTCCAATATTGTTTGAATGCGCGATCTTTTACTACGGGTACAATGTAAGTCGTTGGCTTAACAAAACTCGTTCATTACAGTATAGATCTCACTTCTGATATAAGattccattttcaaattgaGGATCGTAAGTTTCTAATATTTACGAGGCAGGTTAGTTTTCATTTGAAACTGAAAGTAAACCCTAACTCTAGTGAGCAAGTTTTTGTTATGCTCAAGGCACTAAGGGCCGGTACACATTCGGCGTCGATAAAAACGCTAAATAGGTTCTTTCAAAGGAAAAAGTTGGGCCCATCTTTGGTTAACGtcctttataattttatacgtGTAATATATTCACCGAAGATACTTTTTTTGTAATACAATCACAGGTAAAGCCGTTTACTGaaactaaaatgttataatatgttacGATAACGACCGATTCCCCGTGTctgaaaaaaagtaaaaaaaaattctgaaaaATACAAACATGCAAACTCttcagtaatattttattagcaaATATATCActataggtaataataaaatatttactgcaTGTGGATGGTTGCTGTATCCTGTGTCCATAGACAACGTGTCTGCGATTTATATCAATGGATATAACACAATACGCCATAGCTAAATGCCCAGTGTGTACCGGCcccaatattttattagtattattctatttattttatattttatagttaaaatatttttcatacaactttCGGGGCTTATTTgcctatatttttaacattagaaCTAActactaggtttttttttaatatagaagTTTTTATATTGGTACATATTGTACCTGAAATAGATCttattgaattttaatcaaTGTTAAGTATATATGTGCATAAGAAAAACTAAGTGTGCAACTGAATTATGGAAACCGAGAATAATGCGTGCTCGCCCTTAACATTGTAACGTAAACAGTTACTCAGGATTCCGTCAGGGAAGTTATTTAATTTGGGGCCACTACGTATTCCATTTAAGTACGGGTCTACAGAATGAAATGATTACGGCCGTACACTACGCTGGctaagtacggattggtagtgttcacgcgcctttgagaataacagaactctaaggcattccgttaaagcaagcgatattcaATAGCTTAAAGCGCGCATAACTATGAAatgttacaggtgcgtgctgaggATAAAACTCGGTCCCCCAGACAGGGAATCCGAACCCAGTGGCTATCACCGATTTAAAtcataaattgttataaaaaaaaaggtccagtaataaataaagtgtagATGCGTTAGTTATATGATGCAAGCCCTGACTTAACTTTTTGCTAAACAGACACTAGGTATATTTTGGCGTTATGGCGCAAGTGTCGCTTCTGTTTTTGTATCAGTTACGTTAgtgagttattattattttataagatcagaatacaatagTTGTCGataggataggctttgtaagagttataaaaagcctaccatcaagtatttataactcgtactggtgattttcttcatcttatatcatctgcataccctgtgcataccctctatgcacgccactgacgctAGGTATATTTTGTTGTTATGGCGCAAGTGTCGTGTCTGTTTTCGTTTTAGTTACATTACTTAGTTATTCTTATGTTGTAAAATTCTCCAGCGTAGTATCTGCCCCGTTGggctagtggttagcatgtttaattaCAGCTCACGAGATCCTCGGTTAGGATCCCGCGTTGGGCCAAAAATTGGTAACGTGTTGGGCATTTCCGTGGAAGGCTTCTCTGTACTAAtacgaaaattataaaatggaaTTACGTATTAATATGGCGAGCGAACATGTATGGCTGAGATagcattacaattttatttcttactagcttttgcccgcggcttcgctcacgttaagtttttattgatttggtaaatttttaactacaaagggttaaaaaaatgtcttgctgcaaatagaaaaatatgaacgtaaattacttaaaaaatcagaaacgttCATtcaattttcatcccctatgtgatgcctttggagttggaatttttttaaatttttgaaacacgtatttctttatttttaatggaaaagAAAAGGGTATGCTGGTCAAAAACTCCGGCACTACTCCTGTAAAGCcggtaaatggcataaaatggaaaaattctcctccaattcgacttatataaaataatttgggtatctGCATACCTGATACTGATGGgccggagacaattatatccccggggaaagtatGAAAAtgtatctcctcccacagctttatcaacattcagaacactggcgcacaagtgcaaataatatccaaataataaaataaatatttttattattttatttaaactctttattcgtacaccactacacagttagaaaTACTCGTATAAAGGATGAATAGAGTGTAATACAAAGtttggagtagaatacaaaggccgccttatcgcttagaagcgatctctaccTGCAACCTTAGGACTAGGGCAACAAGGGcgataatatatgtgtaataataaatgggggtaaacttctcctattccatgttcccgtgctttagcaggtggacacgttaattatatcccctgtcaggggatataatcgggggatataatttttggttTCTTGCCCGAGCTAGCTGCAGGTGGGTAAACTGCTTGCAATTTcactttaaaatatacataatactttttaatacaaatacataatacaAGTTATAATTATTGCTCCATGTCGAgtgttataaatatactttttgtaGCCAATGTTTTTGTAACTCTTCCAAAatgacttttttataattaatgtttaagaTGTATTTTTTTCACATTCCACATTTGTGTCATtccatattttgtattttttattatacctcTGTGGTGAATCTCGATCTATTTACATACGTTTATATGTAAAAGCTTCCATTGtatactttatataaattattcttaatGTATGTGATAATTGCAACATTTTTATAAGAGCCTCCACACAAGATGACATTTTCAATCTATTGTTTACTTCGAACAGCCGTTGATTTCGCGTGAAACTTTCGTACTGCGcaaggatgttttttttatattacactacaagttagcccttgactgcaatttcacctgctggtaagttatgatgcagtctaacatgttaacgggttaacctgttaggggtgtggcagttaataataacaatttttaatggaaaactttgtaaatattttccaTAAAGACAATTCGTACTCTACGTAATTTTCACGTTTGTGTACGTCACAAGTCCAGTTTTGAGCGTAGCGTTTTTTGTTTGCGAGTTGTACGAAGAAGGAAAGGAAGGTTTAATGGGAAACGATAAAACATTTTACTATGAAGAGCCTGGTTTGTTTACATATCTGGTATGCTAATTACAAGcaaatgaggtttaacacctcaGGTTTATGGGCGCAGGGCGGCAAGTTGCAGGACgaattccttgcatgccctgtacaAGCTTTGCTCTCATTAAAACAGGAGTCATTTTATCATACCAAACTCTATGccgtaaaagtaaaatttacgtAATGTCACTTGTcgcaaataaattttacaaaccTGCCAATAGCCCCAGCCGAAGGATTGTAttcaaatttgagctttaatgccATACAATTGAGATCcattttactattatattgACAAATCAGTTCAAGAACGGAGAGCAGATCGTACCGTAGATACTATCGTCGTGTGCAGAGGCTCTtagaacaaaatatatataaagatataaaatattataataccataggtaggtatatacggCTAACGTTACTTTACGATTATAAACGTAAACGTATATACCCCTATAGGGGTAAAACATATCCATGACTGGTTTTTCAGATTATGTAAAGATGGAAACAAATGTAGTACAAACATAATTTGTGCCaagatataattatattgtagTTGTGGTTTTATTTCGAGATGTAGAtaaattttgacgaccttcctcgAGCAGTCTGAAGTGGGAGGTCTAGTTTGGATCCCAGACGGGGGCAGTCTGGGAATTGATAATCTCTGCATTTTGGTCTAGAATTgtgggtggcttcggccgtggctagttactaaccTACCAACAAAGCCGTGCCGCCTAGTGATGTAGCGATTTGATAGAATGCCATTTCCATTTCTGAAGGACATTTGCCGAAAACCACCTTGAGGGGTTGGATCGGCGTCATCGGGGGAGGGAGAAGGGGATcatcgacccgagggtgcctcttTCGAGGACTCTGACGTCCGCTCGGTTCGACGTAAATCGGACTTGTTTTAGTGGACTTTTATACACTAATATAAtgcatatactacgacaatacacacgtcgccatctagccccaaagtaagcgtagcttgttgtATGGGTTGTGTAAggaagatagctgatgaatatttttatatgaatataatacacataaatacttataatatacagataaacacccagacactgaaaaatcttcatgttcatcacacaaacattttccagttgtgggaatcgaaaccacgaccttggactcagaaagcagggtcgctgcccactgcgccactcggccgtcgactTTGTCGGTGTTTGTTTATGCTTTTAAGGCATCCCGtagtaaaagtttatttaagagaTGTGTGGCAGTAACAGTTGCATGATATAGTCAATTGCGCTGGGTCAATGTCAACCGAACAAACCAGACCAACATTGGAGTTTAGAAGGAAAACTATCACTACAActacaacccattaccggcccactacagggcacggggtctcccacaatgagaagggtttcagGCCGTCGTTCACCACGCtgccagagcggattggtggactccacacacctttgagaacaatgtagaactctcaggcatgcaggtttcctcatgatgttttccttcaccgttagccagtgatagaatagaatagaatagaaaaactttattgcaacacaacaaaatagGAAATATATAGGATACAAGGAAAAcattaatagtacttagtgctagggtgcaaaggcggccttatcactaaaagtgat is from Pararge aegeria chromosome 19, ilParAegt1.1, whole genome shotgun sequence and encodes:
- the LOC120631909 gene encoding uncharacterized protein C14orf119 homolog translates to MSNPALTSEAQLRYILQWFGEFSELQREDFLPILAAAHSGKPEQLAATLASMSCDDKPVSLFQCRIKLFNEWFPTWAEEDRDRLVAAVSEIDADFGTKLQDVLTNGVVVNGDADVHQLREDEPALEVPLIEDNEVIEENRAVSQENINVEIAAAS